The Flaviramulus sp. BrNp1-15 genome includes the window ATTAAAGCTATAGTTGTTCCGCTTTTTATTTTTTGAATAACATTTTCAACCGTTTTATGCTCATTATGCATATGATGAGATTGCATATGTGTAGAAATATCAAAATGTTTTAATAATTTTCCTGAAGTTCGTGTGTCTTCAGCAAGAATTAAATCGACTTCTTTTAAAACTTCAACAGCACGAAACGTGATGTCTTTTAAATTACCTATTGGTGTTGGTACTAGATAGAGTTTACTCATTAATTAAATTTTGCTTCTATAATTTGCAAAAAGCGTTCTTCAAACTCTTCTTTTCCAATCCAATTATTGTAATCTGGTTTCACCATGCTTTCAATAAAACGTATGGCGTCTGGGAAAGATTCTATTGTATTTAATTGAGATAGAACTCTATTATAATCATCACTATTGCCAGCAAACAAATGCTTTATAAAGGCAATTTTATCATTCAAACCTATATTAATACCACCTGTTTTAAGTTTTTCGTTTAAAGATTTTTTCCCATTTGATGCTCCGTTTTGAGTTTTAGAAACGGGCTCAAAAACAGGAGTTTCTTTAAATCCTGCGGTAATTTCATCTAAATCTGCTCTATGTTTTTTTTGAGGTATAGCTTCTTCAAAAATACTGTCGGTCTCATCAGTGGTTTCAGGCATGTGAGATACCATATCTTTAATCTTGTTCATTACCGGTTCCATAATATCATCTTCTTCTACCTCATCTAGATTGATGTATATTTTGTCTTCTACTTCAATAGTATCGCTTATTTTATTATTGAAAGCTTGGTCTAGCATACCAAAAAATGAAGAATCGCTTCCTATTGTTGGAATATCGCCTTCAAAATTCTCGTGAGCAAATTTTAATACAGATAGTTTCTCATATAGTGCAGATACTTCTGCATGCATCTTAACAACATCTTCTTTCCCCTTTAATTTTAGAATTCTATGTGCTATACTAATGAGTTCAGACTCTAACTTCTTCTTCATTATTTATAATTTTTAAATTATTCCTGTGTAGGCTTTTTATTTTTAATAAATTTACGCCACCTTTATACAAAACGAAAAACGACTTCGTTTTAGTGTTAAAATTACGAAATGTTTCTTGAAAATACAGTAAATCATAAAGAACAATTTGGATGGATTGAAGTTATCTGTGGCTCCATGTTTTCTGGAAAAACCGAAGAATTAATCCGTAGGCTTAAACGCGCGCAGTTTGCAAGACAAAAAGTTGAGATTTTTAAACCTGCTATTGATGTGCGTTACGATGAAGAAATGGTTGTATCTCATGATGATAACGAAATTCGATCTACTCCCGTTCCTGCAGCAGCTAACATCCCTATTTTAGCTGATGGCTGCGACGTAGTTGGTATTGATGAAGCGCAATTTTTTGATGATGAAATTGTACGTATCTGTAATGATCTAGCCAACAAAGGTATACGTGTTATTGTTGCTGGATTAGATATGGATTTTAAAGGTAATCCTTTTGGACCTATGCCTAATTTAATGGCAACTGCAGAATATGTTACTAAAGTACACGCCGTTTGTACTAGAACTGGAAATTTAGCACAATATAGCTACCGAAAAGCTAAAAGTGATAATCTAGTACTTTTAGGAGAAGTTGACGAATATGAACCACTAAGTAGAGCTGCATATTACAAAGCGATGATGCGCGATAAAGTAAGAAATATGAAGGTTAATGATGCGCAAGAAATCCCTTCTTCTAAACCTAAAGACTCCAATGCCTAAAGCACAAGAAACTGTGCTTGAAATAGACTTAAAAGCACTGAAGCATAATTTTGAATTCCTTAAATCTAAACTGCAAAAAAACACTAAGTTTTTAGCCGTAGTTAAGGCTTTTGCCTATGGAAGTGATGCTGCTCAAATAGCAAGTTACTTGCAAAACCTTGATGTAGATTATTTTGCAGTTGCCTACGTAAGTGAAGGTATTGAATTAAGACATTCCGGAATTACAAAGCCTATTTTAGTTTTACATCCTCAAGAAATAAATTTTAAAGAAATTATAGACCATTGTTTAGAACCAAGTTTATATAATGCTAAAGTTTTAAATAAATTTATTAAAATCGCTGCCGCGGAAAAACAAACTAATTATCCTGTTCATATAAAATTTAATACAGGATTAAACAGATTGGGTTTTGGGAAAAACGATGTTGATGGTGTTTCGTATAAATTAAAGGAAACTAATGCTGTAAAAGTGAAATCTATTTTCTCTCATTTAGCTGCAAGTGAAGATTTAGATGAAAAAATATTCACACAAAATCAAATTGAAAGCTTTAAAAAAATAGCTGATATTTTTACAAAAGCTATTGGCTATAAACCTATGCTTCATATTTGTAACACATCGGGTATTTTAAATTATCCTGATGCGCATTTTGATATGGTTAGAAGCGGTATTGGGTTATACGGTTTTGGTAATTCTGAAAAGGAAAATAAAAATTTTAAACCTATAGCAACTTTAAAAACCATTATTTCTCAAATACACCATATTGAAAAAGGAGAGTCTATAGGTTATAATAGAGCTTATAAGAGTGATGCTTTTTTAAAAACTGCCACTTTACCTATTGGTCATGCTGATGGTATTGGGCGTCAATATGGTAATGGCAAAGGGTTTGTAACCATAAATGGACAAAAAGCACCAATTATAGGAAATGTATGTATGGATATGATAATGGTAAACATTACAAATATTGACTGTAAAGAAGGTGATGAGGTTATTGTTTTTGGAAAAAACACTACTGCGAATACATTTGCTGCCACTGCAAATACAATCTCTTACGAAATAATTACTGCTATATCACAAAGGGTTAAGAGGCTGATTTTAAAATAATCAAACAGTTTTTTTAACATATTGTGACTTTTTATGTAAATTGTGTCTTAAATAATACTAACTAAAAATTTTAAAATTATGTTAAAAGAGTTTAAGAATTTTATTATGACCGGCAACGTTATTGATTTTGCTGTTGCGGTAATTATGGCAGGAGCTGTAGGGCTTGTTGTTAATGGTTTCGTAAATGACATTATCATGCCAATCGTTGGAAATTTTGCTGGCGGAATGGATTTTGCAAGTATGAAGCATGTATTATCTCCAGCTGTTGTAGGTGCTGATGGAACTGTAACTACTCCAGAAAACGCTATTCGTTATGGAGCTTGGATTAATACAATCATCAATTTATTAATCGTTGGTTTTGTAATGTTCATGATTGTTAAAGCATACAACAAAACTAAAAAACCAGCTGCACCAGAAGCTCCAGCAGGACCTTCTCAAGAAGATTTACTAGCTGAAATTAGAGATTTGTTAAAAAAATAACAAATTGTTAAATAAGTAACCTTGTGTTATTTGTTGTTAAAAAGCCTTCATTTTTAAAAAATGAAGGCTTTTTTTAGATTCTTAAATTAAATTAATACTTAGTTTTGCCTAAAACAAATTCATTAAAAATAAGTAAAATGAAAGTAGCTGTTGTTGGTGCCACTGGTATGGTTGGCGAAGTGATGCTAAAAGTTCTTGAAGAACGTAATTTTCCTGTTACAGAATTAATTCCTGTAGCTTCTGAAAGATCTGTTGGAAAAACATTAACCTACAAAGGAAAAGATTATACGGTTGTTGGCTTAGAAACTGCCGTTTCTATGCGTCCAGATATTGCTTTATTTTCTGCTGGTGGAGGCACTTCATTAGAATGGGCTCCTAAATTTGCTGAGGTTGGCACTACTGTAGTAGATAATTCTTCGGCTTGGAGAATGGATCCTACAAAAAAATTGGTAGTTCCTGAGATAAATGCATCAGAGCTTACTAAAGATGATAAAATTATAGCAAATCCTAATTGTTCTACAATTCAATTAGTAATGGCGTTAAATCCGCTTCACAAAAAATATAAAATGAAGCGTGTTATCGTTTCGACATATCAATCTGTTTCTGGTACGGGTGTAAAAGCTGTAAGACAATTAGAAAATGAAATCGCTGGTGTTGAAGGAGAAATGGCTTACCCATATCCAATAGGAAGAAATGCTTTACCGCATTGTGATGTTTTTGAAGAAAACGGATATACAAAAGAAGAAATGAAACTTGCCAGAGAGCCTCAAAAAATCATGAACGACCGTACATTTTCTGTATCTGCCACCGCTGTTAGAATTCCAACTGCTGGTGGGCATAGTGAATCAGTAAACGTAGAGTTT containing:
- a CDS encoding thymidine kinase, which encodes MFLENTVNHKEQFGWIEVICGSMFSGKTEELIRRLKRAQFARQKVEIFKPAIDVRYDEEMVVSHDDNEIRSTPVPAAANIPILADGCDVVGIDEAQFFDDEIVRICNDLANKGIRVIVAGLDMDFKGNPFGPMPNLMATAEYVTKVHAVCTRTGNLAQYSYRKAKSDNLVLLGEVDEYEPLSRAAYYKAMMRDKVRNMKVNDAQEIPSSKPKDSNA
- the alr gene encoding alanine racemase translates to MPKAQETVLEIDLKALKHNFEFLKSKLQKNTKFLAVVKAFAYGSDAAQIASYLQNLDVDYFAVAYVSEGIELRHSGITKPILVLHPQEINFKEIIDHCLEPSLYNAKVLNKFIKIAAAEKQTNYPVHIKFNTGLNRLGFGKNDVDGVSYKLKETNAVKVKSIFSHLAASEDLDEKIFTQNQIESFKKIADIFTKAIGYKPMLHICNTSGILNYPDAHFDMVRSGIGLYGFGNSEKENKNFKPIATLKTIISQIHHIEKGESIGYNRAYKSDAFLKTATLPIGHADGIGRQYGNGKGFVTINGQKAPIIGNVCMDMIMVNITNIDCKEGDEVIVFGKNTTANTFAATANTISYEIITAISQRVKRLILK
- the mscL gene encoding large conductance mechanosensitive channel protein MscL — its product is MLKEFKNFIMTGNVIDFAVAVIMAGAVGLVVNGFVNDIIMPIVGNFAGGMDFASMKHVLSPAVVGADGTVTTPENAIRYGAWINTIINLLIVGFVMFMIVKAYNKTKKPAAPEAPAGPSQEDLLAEIRDLLKK
- a CDS encoding aspartate-semialdehyde dehydrogenase, whose product is MKVAVVGATGMVGEVMLKVLEERNFPVTELIPVASERSVGKTLTYKGKDYTVVGLETAVSMRPDIALFSAGGGTSLEWAPKFAEVGTTVVDNSSAWRMDPTKKLVVPEINASELTKDDKIIANPNCSTIQLVMALNPLHKKYKMKRVIVSTYQSVSGTGVKAVRQLENEIAGVEGEMAYPYPIGRNALPHCDVFEENGYTKEEMKLAREPQKIMNDRTFSVSATAVRIPTAGGHSESVNVEFENDFNLADVRKLLSQTPGVVVQDNTDTNTYPMPIFAHDKDEVFVGRIRRDETQPNTLNMWIVADNLRKGAATNTIQIAEYLIEHNLV